The genomic interval CGATGCGCAGGTGCCCCTCGATGCGGGTGATCGGATCGACGACGACGCGCTCTGCCATAAGTCACACCTCCTCAGGACACCATGTTGTCCGCGACAAGCTCCATCAGGCTTTCCGGCTTCTTGTCCCAGTTCACCGCTTTCGCGCCGCGCTCGAATGTCATGCGGCATTGCCCGCAGCTCGTTATGAAATGCTCCGCGCCGGTGGCCTCGACCTGCCGACGCTTGAGGTCGAAGACGCGCTCGCGCAGCGGCGCCGCACGTTCATTGGCCAGAACGCCGCCGCCGCCCCCGCAGCAATAGGAGTAGGAACCGTGATCCTCCATCTCGCGCAGCTCATAGCCGAGCGCGGCGAGGATGCGACGCGGCGCTTCCTCCAGCCCGCCGCGGCGGATGATCTGGCATGGGTCATGGAACGTCGCCGTCTCGCCGACCTTCTTGACCTTGATGCGTCCCTCCGCGATGAGCTGATCGAGAAACTCGACCATGTGCAGGACATTGACCGGCGCCGGCTTGCCATACCAGTCGCCGGCCTCCCAACGCGCGGCGCCATAGGCGTGGCCGCACTCGGGCAGCAGCAGCGTGCTTGCCCCGATCTCGACCGCCTTGTCGATGATGCGCATCGTCAGGTCCTTCTGCAGGCGCATATTGCCCGACAGGAAACCGAAGTTGGTTGCCTCGAACGCATCCGAGGAAAAGGTCCAGTCCGCACCAATGGAGTCGAGGATCTTGACCGTATCCGCCAGCGACTTCTGATGCGATTCCAACTCGCCCGGCGCGGTGGTGACGAGGATGTCGGCCTTTTCCTTGTCGACCGGGATCGAGATGTTGAACTTCTCCTCGATCTCCTTGATCGTGCTGATGAAGTCCTCTTTCGTGCCGAACGGGCTGTGCCGGGTCTCCGCATTTCGGGTGATGTGCGCGAGACGGTCGGGCAGCAGGCCCGCCTCATACATGCCGTGGCGCGCTTCCTTCACCAACTCGGCAATGTCGATGCCCATCGGGCAGATCAGCGTGCAGCGCCCGCACAGCGTGCAGCTGTCATAGATGAGCTCTTCCCAGTCCTGCAGTTCTTCGATGTCGACCTCCTTGACGAGGCCGAACATCCGGTAGATCGGCGCAAAGGCGCTCATCTCCCGGTCATAGGCTTGCTGAAACGGTTTCAGCTTGTGGATGGGCGTGTATTTCGGGTCGCCGGTCGTAACGTAGAAATGGCAGGCCTCGGCGCACAGCCCGCAGCGCACGCAGGCCGACATGTGGCTGGCGACGGACATGCCGAAGTCGCTGACAAAGGCGCGCATGGCGTTGCGCACACGCTCCTCGTCGGGCATGTCACCCTGTTTGTCGAACCGGGCCGGTTCGGGTGTCGTGTCTTTCTTGTAGTGGTCCGCCGTCATCAGACTTTCGCTCCCCGCCAAGCTAGGCGCGCGCCAGTGGCACCGCGCGAAATGAAGAACAGGAATGTGTGCATGAGCTTGCCGAACGGCAGCCAGATTAGCAGCACCGCGAAGCTCAACAGATGAATGGCCAGGATGGTCTCGTATGAGCCGCCGACATTACCCGCGGCCATCATGCCGGTCACCAGAGGGGCCGTCGTCACCGCCCAGCTGAAGTAATCGTCAGCACTGGAGATGAGTCGCTGAACCGGATTGGCGAGCCGACGGATGAGCGCGGCCACCAGCGAAGCCAGCGTGATCGCCCCGACGACGTAG from Dichotomicrobium thermohalophilum carries:
- a CDS encoding (Fe-S)-binding protein encodes the protein MTADHYKKDTTPEPARFDKQGDMPDEERVRNAMRAFVSDFGMSVASHMSACVRCGLCAEACHFYVTTGDPKYTPIHKLKPFQQAYDREMSAFAPIYRMFGLVKEVDIEELQDWEELIYDSCTLCGRCTLICPMGIDIAELVKEARHGMYEAGLLPDRLAHITRNAETRHSPFGTKEDFISTIKEIEEKFNISIPVDKEKADILVTTAPGELESHQKSLADTVKILDSIGADWTFSSDAFEATNFGFLSGNMRLQKDLTMRIIDKAVEIGASTLLLPECGHAYGAARWEAGDWYGKPAPVNVLHMVEFLDQLIAEGRIKVKKVGETATFHDPCQIIRRGGLEEAPRRILAALGYELREMEDHGSYSYCCGGGGGVLANERAAPLRERVFDLKRRQVEATGAEHFITSCGQCRMTFERGAKAVNWDKKPESLMELVADNMVS